The following coding sequences lie in one Phycicoccus duodecadis genomic window:
- a CDS encoding vWA domain-containing protein, whose amino-acid sequence MAERPVGRRSRFTPYDGGDPLAPPVDLREALDAIGEDVMAGYSPERAMRELLRQGTRDRTGLDELARRVAERRRQLLKEHSLDGTMEEVRRLLDEAVLAERKQLARDLDDDARFAEMRIGNLPPTPAAAVTELSDYPWRSSEGRQKYDEIKDLLGRELLDQRFAGMKQALQNATDEDRAAAQQMLSDLGDLLEAHARGDDTTQQFQDFMEQHGEYFPENPQSVEELVDSLAQRAAAAQRMLQSMSPEQRQELMELSQQAFGSPQLMDQLARLDGLLQDLRPGEDWGGSERFEGEQGLGLGDGTGVLQDLAELDALAEQLSQSGPGARMDDVDLDALARQLGPDATVDARALAALEKALRDSGMLTRSSDGSLRLSPKAMRELGRSLLRDVAGRLSNRGGQRDVRQAGAAGEQSGATRQWEFGDTEPWDTTRTLTNAMTRTVSAGGDPRAGMRLDIRDVEVQETEARTQAAVALLVDTSFSMAMDGRWVPMKRTALALHQLISTRFRGDHLELIAFARHARTMDIDTLTALDAEWDKGTNLHHGLLLANRHFRRYPNAQPVLLVVTDGEPTSHLEPGGEVFFDYPPHPRTLALAVRELDAAARLGAQTTFFRLGEDPGLARFVDSMARRADGRVVAPELGDLGAAVVGSYLGGRTGGQAAFGGSYRDLFGGRGYWAG is encoded by the coding sequence ATGGCTGAGCGCCCGGTGGGCCGCCGGTCGCGGTTCACCCCCTACGACGGCGGAGACCCCCTGGCGCCGCCGGTCGACCTGCGCGAGGCGCTCGACGCCATCGGCGAGGACGTCATGGCCGGCTACTCCCCCGAGCGGGCGATGCGCGAGCTGCTGCGCCAGGGCACGCGCGACCGCACCGGGCTCGACGAGCTGGCCCGCCGCGTGGCCGAGCGGCGCCGCCAGCTGCTCAAGGAGCACTCCCTGGACGGCACCATGGAGGAGGTCCGGCGGCTGCTCGACGAGGCCGTGCTGGCCGAGCGCAAGCAGCTCGCCCGCGACCTCGACGACGACGCGCGCTTCGCCGAGATGCGCATCGGGAACCTACCGCCCACCCCGGCCGCCGCCGTCACCGAGCTCTCCGACTACCCGTGGCGCTCGAGCGAGGGCCGCCAGAAGTACGACGAGATCAAGGACCTGCTGGGGCGCGAGCTGCTCGACCAGCGCTTCGCGGGGATGAAGCAGGCCCTCCAGAACGCCACGGACGAGGACCGGGCCGCCGCCCAGCAGATGCTGAGCGACCTCGGCGACCTGCTCGAGGCCCACGCCCGCGGCGACGACACCACCCAGCAGTTCCAGGACTTCATGGAGCAGCACGGCGAGTACTTCCCCGAGAACCCCCAGTCGGTCGAGGAGCTCGTCGACAGCCTCGCCCAGCGCGCCGCGGCCGCCCAGCGGATGCTGCAGTCGATGTCGCCCGAGCAGCGCCAGGAGCTGATGGAGCTCTCGCAGCAGGCGTTCGGCTCCCCCCAGCTGATGGACCAGCTGGCGCGCCTCGACGGGCTGCTCCAGGACCTGCGCCCCGGCGAGGACTGGGGCGGCAGCGAGCGCTTCGAGGGCGAGCAGGGGCTCGGCCTCGGTGACGGCACCGGCGTCCTCCAGGACCTCGCCGAGCTCGACGCCCTCGCCGAGCAGCTGTCGCAGTCGGGCCCGGGCGCGCGGATGGACGACGTCGACCTCGACGCCCTCGCCCGCCAGCTGGGCCCCGACGCCACGGTCGACGCCCGCGCCCTGGCTGCCCTCGAGAAGGCGCTGCGCGACAGCGGGATGCTGACCCGCTCGTCCGACGGCAGCCTGCGCCTGTCACCGAAGGCGATGCGCGAGCTGGGCCGGTCGCTGCTGCGCGACGTCGCGGGGCGGCTCTCGAACCGTGGCGGCCAGCGCGACGTGCGCCAGGCCGGGGCGGCCGGCGAGCAGAGCGGCGCCACGCGGCAGTGGGAGTTCGGCGACACCGAGCCCTGGGACACCACCCGCACCCTGACCAACGCCATGACCCGCACCGTCTCGGCCGGCGGCGACCCGCGCGCGGGGATGCGGCTCGACATCCGCGACGTCGAGGTCCAGGAGACCGAGGCCCGCACCCAGGCCGCGGTGGCGCTGCTGGTCGACACCTCGTTCTCGATGGCGATGGACGGGCGCTGGGTGCCGATGAAGCGCACCGCCCTGGCGCTGCACCAGCTGATCTCGACCCGCTTCCGCGGGGACCACCTCGAGCTCATCGCCTTCGCCCGGCACGCCCGCACGATGGACATCGACACCCTCACCGCGCTCGACGCCGAGTGGGACAAGGGCACCAACCTGCACCACGGGCTGCTGCTGGCGAACCGGCACTTCCGGCGCTACCCCAACGCCCAGCCGGTGCTCCTGGTGGTCACCGACGGCGAGCCGACCTCGCACCTCGAGCCCGGCGGCGAGGTGTTCTTCGACTACCCGCCGCACCCGCGCACCCTCGCGCTGGCCGTCCGCGAGCTCGACGCCGCGGCCCGGCTGGGGGCCCAGACCACGTTCTTCCGCCTCGGCGAGGACCCGGGCCTGGCCCGGTTCGTCGACTCCATGGCCCGCCGCGCCGACGGCCGGGTGGTGGCGCCCGAGCTCGGCGACCTCGGAGCGGCCGTGGTCGGCTCCTACCTGGGCGGGCGCACCGGGGGCCAGGCGGCCTTCGGCGGGTCCTACCGCGACCTGTTCGGCGGCCGCGGCTACTGGGCCGGCTGA